In Gossypium hirsutum isolate 1008001.06 chromosome D06, Gossypium_hirsutum_v2.1, whole genome shotgun sequence, one genomic interval encodes:
- the LOC107901508 gene encoding endoribonuclease YBEY, chloroplastic isoform X2, whose amino-acid sequence MLPRSSFLLRSLLLPPSSVMAFAISRAAATFSLERSPATFSISRRSFNLSPTRRTARFAVPSSSKSSLFGRRFHALCREDGRRLSKPMRVVSGWNKEYRKMRRRPGKSKAKQLELSVSICIEEELPDDPEISSIAELLRLNVPMAMKLAFDRITDSNYKTRDTSIRDLGGFDSVELSVLLCNDEFIRKLNKEWRDEDHTTDVLSMSEHIPELNLPVLMLGDIVISIETAARQAEERGHTLIDEIRILMVHGLLHLLGFDHEISENAEEEMEEEEEFVLKSLGWKGKGLIHSAYDAETNANLHMENSNGSLLKDKKKEGILRFYKPKFKYIFCDMDGTLLNSKSQVSLTNARALKEASSRGLKIVIATGKARPAAITVLQMVDLAGKDGIISEHSPGVFLQGLLVYGINGREIFKRNLDPIVCREAGHYSLEHKVPLVAFCQDRCLTLFNHPLVDTLHTVYHEPKAEIMPSVEHLVTAADIQAHCFCLQQRRKKGEADLFRHC is encoded by the exons ATGCTCCCTCGCTCCTCTTTTCTCCTCCGTTCTCTCCTCCTTCCCCCCTCTTCCGTCATGGCCTTTGCTATTTCACGCGCCGCCGCCACTTTCTCGCTTGAACGCTCCCCAGCTACCTTCTCCATCTCCCGCCGTTCTTTCAATCTATCTCCCACGCGCCGCACGGCTCGTTTCGCTGTCCCTTCCTCGTCGAAATCTTCTCTCTTTGGCCGGAGATTCCACGCTTTGTGCCGAGAAGATGGGAGGAGGCTATCGAAGCCAATGCGAGTCGTCTCGGGTTGGAATAAGGAGTATCGTAAGATGAGAAGAAGGCCGGGGAAGAGTAAAGCGAAGCAGTTGGAGCTCAGTGTTAGCATTTGCATTGAAGAAGAGTTACCTGATGATCCAGAAATTTCG AGCATTGCGGAGTTACTTCGTCTTAATGTGCCAATGGCGATGAAGTTAGCTTTTGACCGTATAACGGATTCAAATTATAAAACAAGAGATACTTCCATTCGAGATTTAGGTGGTTTTGACAGTGTGGAGTTGTCTGTACTCCTTTGTAATGATGAGTTCATACGGAAACTAAATAAGGAATGGAGGGATGAAGACCATACTACCGATGTCCTTTCCATGTCCGAACATATTCCTGAACTTAATCTTCCTGTT CTTATGTTGGGTGACATTGTTATTTCCATTGAGACTGCTGCAAGGCAAGCAGAAGAAAGAGGGCACACGCTTATTGATGAAATACGCATCCTTATG GTTCATGGGTTGCTGCATCTGTTGGGTTTTGATCATGAAATCAGTGAAAACGCTGAGGAAGAAATGGAGGAAGAGGAGGAATTTGTTTTGAAGAGTCTTGGATGGAAGGGAAAAGGACTAATACACAGTGCATATGATGCTGAAACTAATGCAAACCTTCATATGGAAAATTCAAACG GTAGTTTATTAAAAGACAAGAAGAAAGAAGGTATTCTTCGATTCTACAAACCAAAGTTCAAATACATCTTCTGTGATATGGATG GCACACTGCTGAACAGCAAAAGTCAAGTTTCTTTGACCAATGCAAGAGCTTTGAAAGAGGCATCATCGAGAGGCTTAAAAATTGTGATAGCCACTGGAAAA GCGCGTCCTGCTGCAATAACTGTTCTGCAGATGGTTGATTTAGCTGGAAAAGATGGCATCATTTCTGAGCATTCTCCTGGGGTTTTCTTACAG GGATTGCTGGTTTATGGTATAAATGGTCgagaaatttttaaaaggaaTTTAGATCCAATTGTTTGCAGAGAG GCTGGCCATTACTCTTTGGAACATAAGGTTCCTCTGGTTGCATTTTGCCAGGATCGCTGTTTAACCTTATTTAATCACCCTCTCGTTGACACGCTACATACCGTATATCATGAACCAAAG GCAGAGATCATGCCTTCAGTTGAGCATCTGGTGACTGCGGCTGACATACAG GCTCATTGTTTTTGCTTGCAGCAGAGAAGGAAAAAGGGAG AAGCTGATCTTTTTCGACACTGCTGA
- the LOC107901511 gene encoding peptidyl-prolyl cis-trans isomerase CYP95 isoform X2 encodes MPVYPRAFHFPMSRHSRGENPLLCFAQCPSECFPFSSGEKGIGPKTGKPLHYKGSFFHRVMKGSLAQGGDFGRRDGTSGESIYDGKFPDSCSGFDNKTAQRL; translated from the exons ATGCCAGTGTATCCACGCGCGTTCCATTTTCCCATGTCAAGACACTCCCGCGGCGAGAATCCGTTACTCTGCTTTGCTCAATGTCCCTCGGAATGCTTTCCTTTTTCTTCAG GAGAAAAGGGTATTGGTCCTAAAACTGGAAAGCCATTGCACTACAAGGGTTCCTTTTTCCATCGAGTCATGAAAGGTTCCCTGGCCCAG GGTGGTGATTTTGGAAGAAGAGATG GAACTAGTGGGGAAAGCATATATGATGGGAAGTTTCCAG ATTCCTGCTCAGGATTTGACAATAAGACGGCTCAGAGGTTATGA
- the LOC107901511 gene encoding peptidyl-prolyl cis-trans isomerase CYP95 isoform X1, with protein sequence MPVYPRAFHFPMSRHSRGENPLLCFAQCPSECFPFSSGEKGIGPKTGKPLHYKGSFFHRVMKGSLAQGGDFGRRDGTSGESIYDGKFPGWPTNVCRNTGFIWL encoded by the exons ATGCCAGTGTATCCACGCGCGTTCCATTTTCCCATGTCAAGACACTCCCGCGGCGAGAATCCGTTACTCTGCTTTGCTCAATGTCCCTCGGAATGCTTTCCTTTTTCTTCAG GAGAAAAGGGTATTGGTCCTAAAACTGGAAAGCCATTGCACTACAAGGGTTCCTTTTTCCATCGAGTCATGAAAGGTTCCCTGGCCCAG GGTGGTGATTTTGGAAGAAGAGATG GAACTAGTGGGGAAAGCATATATGATGGGAAGTTTCCAG GGTGGCCTACCAATGTATGTCGCAACACGGGGTTTATATGGCTTTAA
- the LOC107901508 gene encoding endoribonuclease YBEY, chloroplastic isoform X3: MLPRSSFLLRSLLLPPSSVMAFAISRAAATFSLERSPATFSISRRSFNLSPTRRTARFAVPSSSKSSLFGRRFHALCREDGRRLSKPMRVVSGWNKEYRKMRRRPGKSKAKQLELSVSICIEEELPDDPEISSIAELLRLNVPMAMKLAFDRITDSNYKTRDTSIRDLGGFDSVELSVLLCNDEFIRKLNKEWRDEDHTTDVLSMSEHIPELNLPVLMLGDIVISIETAARQAEERGHTLIDEIRILMVHGLLHLLGFDHEISENAEEEMEEEEEFVLKSLGWKGKGLIHSAYDAETNANLHMENSNGSLLKDKKKEGILRFYKPKFKYIFCDMDGTLLNSKSQVSLTNARALKEASSRGLKIVIATGKARPAAITVLQMVDLAGKDGIISEHSPGVFLQGLLVYGINGREIFKRNLDPIVCREAGHYSLEHKVPLVAFCQDRCLTLFNHPLVDTLHTVYHEPKAEIMPSVEHLVTAADIQQRRKKGEADLFRHC; this comes from the exons ATGCTCCCTCGCTCCTCTTTTCTCCTCCGTTCTCTCCTCCTTCCCCCCTCTTCCGTCATGGCCTTTGCTATTTCACGCGCCGCCGCCACTTTCTCGCTTGAACGCTCCCCAGCTACCTTCTCCATCTCCCGCCGTTCTTTCAATCTATCTCCCACGCGCCGCACGGCTCGTTTCGCTGTCCCTTCCTCGTCGAAATCTTCTCTCTTTGGCCGGAGATTCCACGCTTTGTGCCGAGAAGATGGGAGGAGGCTATCGAAGCCAATGCGAGTCGTCTCGGGTTGGAATAAGGAGTATCGTAAGATGAGAAGAAGGCCGGGGAAGAGTAAAGCGAAGCAGTTGGAGCTCAGTGTTAGCATTTGCATTGAAGAAGAGTTACCTGATGATCCAGAAATTTCG AGCATTGCGGAGTTACTTCGTCTTAATGTGCCAATGGCGATGAAGTTAGCTTTTGACCGTATAACGGATTCAAATTATAAAACAAGAGATACTTCCATTCGAGATTTAGGTGGTTTTGACAGTGTGGAGTTGTCTGTACTCCTTTGTAATGATGAGTTCATACGGAAACTAAATAAGGAATGGAGGGATGAAGACCATACTACCGATGTCCTTTCCATGTCCGAACATATTCCTGAACTTAATCTTCCTGTT CTTATGTTGGGTGACATTGTTATTTCCATTGAGACTGCTGCAAGGCAAGCAGAAGAAAGAGGGCACACGCTTATTGATGAAATACGCATCCTTATG GTTCATGGGTTGCTGCATCTGTTGGGTTTTGATCATGAAATCAGTGAAAACGCTGAGGAAGAAATGGAGGAAGAGGAGGAATTTGTTTTGAAGAGTCTTGGATGGAAGGGAAAAGGACTAATACACAGTGCATATGATGCTGAAACTAATGCAAACCTTCATATGGAAAATTCAAACG GTAGTTTATTAAAAGACAAGAAGAAAGAAGGTATTCTTCGATTCTACAAACCAAAGTTCAAATACATCTTCTGTGATATGGATG GCACACTGCTGAACAGCAAAAGTCAAGTTTCTTTGACCAATGCAAGAGCTTTGAAAGAGGCATCATCGAGAGGCTTAAAAATTGTGATAGCCACTGGAAAA GCGCGTCCTGCTGCAATAACTGTTCTGCAGATGGTTGATTTAGCTGGAAAAGATGGCATCATTTCTGAGCATTCTCCTGGGGTTTTCTTACAG GGATTGCTGGTTTATGGTATAAATGGTCgagaaatttttaaaaggaaTTTAGATCCAATTGTTTGCAGAGAG GCTGGCCATTACTCTTTGGAACATAAGGTTCCTCTGGTTGCATTTTGCCAGGATCGCTGTTTAACCTTATTTAATCACCCTCTCGTTGACACGCTACATACCGTATATCATGAACCAAAG GCAGAGATCATGCCTTCAGTTGAGCATCTGGTGACTGCGGCTGACATACAG CAGAGAAGGAAAAAGGGAG AAGCTGATCTTTTTCGACACTGCTGA
- the LOC107901510 gene encoding early nodulin-93 codes for MGIPSEIRDVWIQRKRNSFIIPSPAEDEKNLRAKQFSQEGIRAGVKAAAVAAVVSAVPTLIAVRKIPWAKANLNHTAQALIISGASIAAYFITVDKTVLESARRNSRAQFDKTV; via the exons ATGGGAATTCCATCAGAAATAAGGGATGTTTGGATACAGAGAAAAAGAAATTCCTTCATAATTCCTTCCCCTGCTGAAGACGAGAAGAATTTGAGAGCCAAGCAATTCTCTCAAG AAGGAATTCGTGCCGGTGTCAAGGCGGCTGCGGTCGCCGCCGTTGTCAGCGCCGTACCTACC TTGATTGCAGTACGTAAGATTCCTTGGGCAAAGGCAAACCTCAACCATACTGCTCAAGCTCTTATCATCAGTGGAG CATCAATTGCGGCCTACTTCATTACCGTAgataaaactgttttggaaagTGCTAGGAGAAATTCTCGAGCACAGTTCGACAAAACTGTTTGA
- the LOC107901508 gene encoding endoribonuclease YBEY, chloroplastic isoform X4, protein MLPRSSFLLRSLLLPPSSVMAFAISRAAATFSLERSPATFSISRRSFNLSPTRRTARFAVPSSSKSSLFGRRFHALCREDGRRLSKPMRVVSGWNKEYRKMRRRPGKSKAKQLELSVSICIEEELPDDPEISSIAELLRLNVPMAMKLAFDRITDSNYKTRDTSIRDLGGFDSVELSVLLCNDEFIRKLNKEWRDEDHTTDVLSMSEHIPELNLPVLMLGDIVISIETAARQAEERGHTLIDEIRILMVHGLLHLLGFDHEISENAEEEMEEEEEFVLKSLGWKGKGLIHSAYDAETNANLHMENSNGSLLKDKKKEGILRFYKPKFKYIFCDMDGTLLNSKSQVSLTNARALKEASSRGLKIVIATGKARPAAITVLQMVDLAGKDGIISEHSPGVFLQGLLVYGINGREIFKRNLDPIVCREAGHYSLEHKVPLVAFCQDRCLTLFNHPLVDTLHTVYHEPKAEIMPSVEHLVTAADIQRRKKGEADLFRHC, encoded by the exons ATGCTCCCTCGCTCCTCTTTTCTCCTCCGTTCTCTCCTCCTTCCCCCCTCTTCCGTCATGGCCTTTGCTATTTCACGCGCCGCCGCCACTTTCTCGCTTGAACGCTCCCCAGCTACCTTCTCCATCTCCCGCCGTTCTTTCAATCTATCTCCCACGCGCCGCACGGCTCGTTTCGCTGTCCCTTCCTCGTCGAAATCTTCTCTCTTTGGCCGGAGATTCCACGCTTTGTGCCGAGAAGATGGGAGGAGGCTATCGAAGCCAATGCGAGTCGTCTCGGGTTGGAATAAGGAGTATCGTAAGATGAGAAGAAGGCCGGGGAAGAGTAAAGCGAAGCAGTTGGAGCTCAGTGTTAGCATTTGCATTGAAGAAGAGTTACCTGATGATCCAGAAATTTCG AGCATTGCGGAGTTACTTCGTCTTAATGTGCCAATGGCGATGAAGTTAGCTTTTGACCGTATAACGGATTCAAATTATAAAACAAGAGATACTTCCATTCGAGATTTAGGTGGTTTTGACAGTGTGGAGTTGTCTGTACTCCTTTGTAATGATGAGTTCATACGGAAACTAAATAAGGAATGGAGGGATGAAGACCATACTACCGATGTCCTTTCCATGTCCGAACATATTCCTGAACTTAATCTTCCTGTT CTTATGTTGGGTGACATTGTTATTTCCATTGAGACTGCTGCAAGGCAAGCAGAAGAAAGAGGGCACACGCTTATTGATGAAATACGCATCCTTATG GTTCATGGGTTGCTGCATCTGTTGGGTTTTGATCATGAAATCAGTGAAAACGCTGAGGAAGAAATGGAGGAAGAGGAGGAATTTGTTTTGAAGAGTCTTGGATGGAAGGGAAAAGGACTAATACACAGTGCATATGATGCTGAAACTAATGCAAACCTTCATATGGAAAATTCAAACG GTAGTTTATTAAAAGACAAGAAGAAAGAAGGTATTCTTCGATTCTACAAACCAAAGTTCAAATACATCTTCTGTGATATGGATG GCACACTGCTGAACAGCAAAAGTCAAGTTTCTTTGACCAATGCAAGAGCTTTGAAAGAGGCATCATCGAGAGGCTTAAAAATTGTGATAGCCACTGGAAAA GCGCGTCCTGCTGCAATAACTGTTCTGCAGATGGTTGATTTAGCTGGAAAAGATGGCATCATTTCTGAGCATTCTCCTGGGGTTTTCTTACAG GGATTGCTGGTTTATGGTATAAATGGTCgagaaatttttaaaaggaaTTTAGATCCAATTGTTTGCAGAGAG GCTGGCCATTACTCTTTGGAACATAAGGTTCCTCTGGTTGCATTTTGCCAGGATCGCTGTTTAACCTTATTTAATCACCCTCTCGTTGACACGCTACATACCGTATATCATGAACCAAAG GCAGAGATCATGCCTTCAGTTGAGCATCTGGTGACTGCGGCTGACATACAG AGAAGGAAAAAGGGAG AAGCTGATCTTTTTCGACACTGCTGA
- the LOC107901508 gene encoding endoribonuclease YBEY, chloroplastic isoform X1, translating to MLPRSSFLLRSLLLPPSSVMAFAISRAAATFSLERSPATFSISRRSFNLSPTRRTARFAVPSSSKSSLFGRRFHALCREDGRRLSKPMRVVSGWNKEYRKMRRRPGKSKAKQLELSVSICIEEELPDDPEISSIAELLRLNVPMAMKLAFDRITDSNYKTRDTSIRDLGGFDSVELSVLLCNDEFIRKLNKEWRDEDHTTDVLSMSEHIPELNLPVLMLGDIVISIETAARQAEERGHTLIDEIRILMVHGLLHLLGFDHEISENAEEEMEEEEEFVLKSLGWKGKGLIHSAYDAETNANLHMENSNGSLLKDKKKEGILRFYKPKFKYIFCDMDGTLLNSKSQVSLTNARALKEASSRGLKIVIATGKARPAAITVLQMVDLAGKDGIISEHSPGVFLQGLLVYGINGREIFKRNLDPIVCREAGHYSLEHKVPLVAFCQDRCLTLFNHPLVDTLHTVYHEPKAEIMPSVEHLVTAADIQKLIFFDTAEGIATNLRPYWSEATKDHASVVQAVPDMLEIVPFGTSKGSGVKLLLDHLGVSSKEIMAIGDGENDMEMLELASLGVALSNGSDKTKAVADVIGVSNDEDGVADAIYRYAF from the exons ATGCTCCCTCGCTCCTCTTTTCTCCTCCGTTCTCTCCTCCTTCCCCCCTCTTCCGTCATGGCCTTTGCTATTTCACGCGCCGCCGCCACTTTCTCGCTTGAACGCTCCCCAGCTACCTTCTCCATCTCCCGCCGTTCTTTCAATCTATCTCCCACGCGCCGCACGGCTCGTTTCGCTGTCCCTTCCTCGTCGAAATCTTCTCTCTTTGGCCGGAGATTCCACGCTTTGTGCCGAGAAGATGGGAGGAGGCTATCGAAGCCAATGCGAGTCGTCTCGGGTTGGAATAAGGAGTATCGTAAGATGAGAAGAAGGCCGGGGAAGAGTAAAGCGAAGCAGTTGGAGCTCAGTGTTAGCATTTGCATTGAAGAAGAGTTACCTGATGATCCAGAAATTTCG AGCATTGCGGAGTTACTTCGTCTTAATGTGCCAATGGCGATGAAGTTAGCTTTTGACCGTATAACGGATTCAAATTATAAAACAAGAGATACTTCCATTCGAGATTTAGGTGGTTTTGACAGTGTGGAGTTGTCTGTACTCCTTTGTAATGATGAGTTCATACGGAAACTAAATAAGGAATGGAGGGATGAAGACCATACTACCGATGTCCTTTCCATGTCCGAACATATTCCTGAACTTAATCTTCCTGTT CTTATGTTGGGTGACATTGTTATTTCCATTGAGACTGCTGCAAGGCAAGCAGAAGAAAGAGGGCACACGCTTATTGATGAAATACGCATCCTTATG GTTCATGGGTTGCTGCATCTGTTGGGTTTTGATCATGAAATCAGTGAAAACGCTGAGGAAGAAATGGAGGAAGAGGAGGAATTTGTTTTGAAGAGTCTTGGATGGAAGGGAAAAGGACTAATACACAGTGCATATGATGCTGAAACTAATGCAAACCTTCATATGGAAAATTCAAACG GTAGTTTATTAAAAGACAAGAAGAAAGAAGGTATTCTTCGATTCTACAAACCAAAGTTCAAATACATCTTCTGTGATATGGATG GCACACTGCTGAACAGCAAAAGTCAAGTTTCTTTGACCAATGCAAGAGCTTTGAAAGAGGCATCATCGAGAGGCTTAAAAATTGTGATAGCCACTGGAAAA GCGCGTCCTGCTGCAATAACTGTTCTGCAGATGGTTGATTTAGCTGGAAAAGATGGCATCATTTCTGAGCATTCTCCTGGGGTTTTCTTACAG GGATTGCTGGTTTATGGTATAAATGGTCgagaaatttttaaaaggaaTTTAGATCCAATTGTTTGCAGAGAG GCTGGCCATTACTCTTTGGAACATAAGGTTCCTCTGGTTGCATTTTGCCAGGATCGCTGTTTAACCTTATTTAATCACCCTCTCGTTGACACGCTACATACCGTATATCATGAACCAAAG GCAGAGATCATGCCTTCAGTTGAGCATCTGGTGACTGCGGCTGACATACAG AAGCTGATCTTTTTCGACACTGCTGAGGGAATAGCAACTAATTTGCGTCCATACTGGTCGGAAGCAACAAAAGATCATGCTAGTGTTGTCCAAGCTGTACCAGACATGCTTGAAATCGTTCCCTTTGGGACTTCAAAGGGGAGTGGAGTAAAATTGCTACTTGATCACTTGGGTGTCAGTTCAAAGGAG ATAATGGCCATTGGTGATGGTGAAAACGACATGGAAATGCTTGAGTTGGCATCTCTAGGAGTTGCTCTCAGCAATGGATCGGATAAAACAAAAGCTGTGGCCGATGTAATAGGTGTTAGCAATGATGAAGACGGTGTAGCTGATGCTATCTACCGGTATGCCTTCTAA